From a single Oncorhynchus keta strain PuntledgeMale-10-30-2019 unplaced genomic scaffold, Oket_V2 Un_contig_3823_pilon_pilon, whole genome shotgun sequence genomic region:
- the LOC118383408 gene encoding 5-hydroxytryptamine receptor 3A-like translates to MFLNFGKVSTTSANRGDWLTEEVELNTKGGRDDRNYLWVSLKMRSENPFLSLVLPSILIIVADVVSFSLPLGGGERISFKVTLVLSFIMFLIILNDLLPGGGQCSPIIRKHFCFCLVILVLSTLQSMVLTRLAKCGTLWPCSLSKSKDSLLKDTDNEE, encoded by the exons ATGTTCCTGAACTTTGGGAAAGTGAGCACAACTAGTGCAAACCGTGGGGACTGGCTAACCGAGGAGGTGGAACTCAACACTAAAGGAGGCAGAGATGATCGCAACTATCTATGG GTGTCGCTGAAGATGCGGTCTGAAAACCCCTTTCTGTCCCTGGTCCTACCCAGTATACTGATCATTGTGGCAGATGTGGTGAGCTTCTCCCTGCCACTGGGAGGGGGCGAGCGTATCTCATTCAAGGTTACACTGGTTCTCAGCTTCATCATGTTCCTCATCATCCTCAACGACCTACTGCCTGGAGGAGGCCAGTGCAGCCCCATCATCC GAAAGCACTTCTGTTTCTGTTTGGTCATCCTGGTGTTGAGCACGTTGCAGTCTATGGTGCTCACACGCCTGGCTAAGTGTGGCACTCTCTGGCCCTGCAGCCTCTCCAAGTCCAAAGACTCACTGCTTAAAGACACAGACAATGAAGAGG